One Sphingobium sp. Z007 genomic region harbors:
- a CDS encoding RidA family protein, translating to MTITRIETGPRMSEAVIHGDTVYLAGQVGEGDSVAGQTQFALDEIDRLLGLAGSSKAHILRATIWLADMADFAGMNAVWDAWIADVAAPARATGEARLATADYKVEIIITAAVA from the coding sequence ATGACTATCACCCGCATCGAAACCGGTCCGCGCATGAGTGAAGCGGTCATCCATGGTGACACCGTCTATCTGGCCGGCCAGGTCGGCGAAGGTGACAGCGTCGCCGGCCAGACCCAGTTCGCGCTGGACGAGATCGACCGCCTGCTCGGCCTCGCCGGCAGCAGCAAGGCGCATATCCTGCGCGCCACCATCTGGCTGGCCGATATGGCCGACTTTGCCGGAATGAACGCCGTCTGGGACGCCTGGATCGCCGACGTCGCCGCCCCGGCCCGCGCTACCGGCGAAGCCCGTTTGGCGACCGCCGACTATAAGGTCGAAATCATCATCACCGCCGCCGTCGCCTGA
- a CDS encoding TPM domain-containing protein yields the protein MRRTLAASTTVTIAALLLNGCGQNDASGGALSGADKVEAIASTLQACSYDGEPVKAEASALSGGAPEDCASAVTRIMGYTGLPANFVVVSGPVPNAAALILLDDKRVPRRVIAFNPQFIKAAEAQVGGSPWGPISIMAHEIAHHLSGHTIVPGGSRPEIELEADKFSGYVLQKMGAPLAAAQQMIMAVGTSHGTPTHPAKTQRADAIRQGWVQACTQAGGTDCGSGQIAAKTLPSPVAPDRPPIANASTPGRALPAPGSIPFKYGHFIIDETGRLDPARVKTMEQRLYRLAKDVGVEVSFLVVNDLHGMSADDYAWAMMRQLRIGKLDVGNGAVVVVAPRQQQAAVAFGPGLAKEAEFSDPKTQLLQWTKTAWPNCEDADGCAGWTDTLFGPFDGTLFWAERSKWTIQYQTLGALLDHYKQAYDERMRTKRPYNAEIDQPNGNLIRVTGRITSLKAPTGVGQANERLLGGKLGYTAVSITTDDGHDLVLYVSPRLAPLMPSGAIKADTKYTMVGRLQSTGDKASGQASSMWLFSYDPV from the coding sequence ATGCGACGCACGCTTGCGGCATCAACGACGGTGACGATCGCCGCCTTGCTCTTAAACGGCTGCGGCCAGAATGATGCGTCAGGTGGCGCGCTGTCCGGCGCCGACAAGGTCGAGGCGATCGCATCGACACTCCAAGCCTGCTCCTATGACGGCGAACCTGTCAAGGCTGAGGCGTCCGCGTTGAGCGGCGGCGCGCCGGAGGATTGCGCCAGTGCGGTTACGCGGATCATGGGCTATACCGGCCTGCCCGCCAATTTCGTGGTCGTGTCCGGCCCGGTGCCCAATGCCGCGGCGCTGATCCTGCTGGACGACAAGCGGGTGCCGCGCCGGGTCATCGCCTTCAATCCGCAGTTCATCAAGGCGGCCGAAGCGCAGGTCGGCGGCAGCCCCTGGGGTCCGATCAGCATCATGGCGCATGAGATTGCGCATCATCTGTCGGGCCATACGATCGTGCCGGGCGGCAGTAGGCCGGAGATCGAGCTGGAGGCGGACAAATTCAGCGGCTATGTGCTGCAGAAAATGGGCGCGCCGCTCGCCGCCGCGCAACAGATGATTATGGCCGTGGGCACCAGCCATGGCACGCCGACCCACCCGGCCAAGACGCAGCGCGCCGATGCAATCCGGCAAGGCTGGGTCCAGGCCTGCACGCAGGCTGGCGGCACGGATTGCGGCAGCGGCCAGATCGCGGCGAAGACCTTGCCGTCGCCCGTAGCGCCTGATCGCCCGCCGATCGCCAACGCATCCACGCCGGGACGCGCGCTGCCCGCGCCTGGCTCCATTCCGTTCAAATATGGCCATTTCATCATCGATGAAACTGGTCGCCTGGACCCTGCACGGGTGAAGACCATGGAGCAGCGGCTCTACCGGTTGGCCAAAGACGTCGGCGTGGAGGTCAGTTTCCTCGTCGTCAACGACTTGCATGGGATGAGCGCGGACGACTATGCCTGGGCGATGATGCGTCAGTTGCGCATCGGCAAGCTGGATGTCGGCAATGGCGCCGTCGTCGTCGTCGCGCCCCGGCAGCAACAGGCGGCGGTGGCCTTTGGGCCTGGTCTGGCCAAGGAAGCGGAATTTTCCGATCCCAAGACGCAATTACTGCAATGGACCAAGACCGCCTGGCCCAATTGCGAGGATGCGGACGGCTGTGCGGGCTGGACCGATACTCTGTTCGGTCCGTTCGATGGCACGCTGTTCTGGGCCGAACGCAGCAAATGGACAATCCAGTATCAGACGCTGGGCGCGTTGCTGGACCATTATAAGCAGGCCTATGACGAGCGCATGCGCACCAAGCGCCCGTACAATGCGGAAATAGACCAGCCCAACGGCAATCTGATCCGGGTCACCGGGCGCATCACCAGCCTGAAGGCACCGACCGGCGTCGGCCAGGCGAATGAACGCCTATTGGGCGGCAAGCTGGGCTATACCGCGGTCAGCATAACGACGGACGACGGCCACGACCTAGTTCTCTACGTCTCTCCGCGCCTGGCTCCGCTCATGCCGTCCGGCGCGATCAAGGCCGACACGAAATATACGATGGTCGGGCGTTTGCAGAGCACGGGGGACAAGGCCAGCGGGCAGGCCTCGTCCATGTGGCTGTTCAGCTACGATCCGGTCTGA
- a CDS encoding DUF3667 domain-containing protein, giving the protein MPNFRRRIADIFRVDPATAQPMPDVTVTDAWFAQEVCRNCAATLTTPHCGSCGQKAAQRFVWRDIRTESWDRIRFFEIQSVRTLLRLLVAPGVVARDYVLGRRTAYMHPLKLLVALVALLVLLLVANQYFGHYGYAGRDAVVDRMAQRVMAYANWSFSLGIVAIFAGAWIMLRKRLGYNMVEISILAIYCQSIILAIIMINLLPTLIWRSADFILWHKAASQYYIPAVKLLIVAFAYRQFFLLDLKSDWRKLFSACLIYAGINWALLRLYALVILWLVSR; this is encoded by the coding sequence ATGCCGAATTTCCGTCGAAGGATCGCCGATATCTTCCGTGTCGATCCGGCGACGGCGCAACCCATGCCTGACGTGACGGTGACCGACGCGTGGTTCGCGCAAGAGGTATGTCGCAATTGCGCCGCTACGCTGACGACGCCCCATTGCGGTTCCTGTGGCCAGAAGGCCGCGCAGCGTTTCGTCTGGCGCGACATCCGCACCGAAAGCTGGGATCGCATCCGCTTCTTCGAGATCCAGTCGGTGCGCACCTTGCTTCGCCTGTTGGTTGCACCCGGCGTCGTGGCGCGCGACTATGTGCTGGGTCGCCGCACGGCCTATATGCATCCCCTCAAACTGCTGGTTGCGCTGGTGGCGCTGCTGGTGTTGCTGCTCGTGGCCAATCAATATTTCGGCCATTATGGCTATGCCGGTCGCGATGCGGTGGTCGATCGCATGGCCCAGCGCGTGATGGCCTATGCCAATTGGAGCTTTTCGCTCGGCATCGTCGCGATCTTCGCGGGCGCCTGGATCATGTTACGTAAGCGCCTGGGTTACAATATGGTCGAGATATCCATCCTCGCCATCTACTGCCAGTCGATCATCCTGGCGATCATCATGATAAATTTGCTGCCGACGCTGATCTGGCGCAGCGCAGATTTCATCCTGTGGCACAAGGCCGCGTCCCAATATTATATCCCGGCGGTAAAATTGCTGATCGTCGCGTTCGCCTATCGCCAGTTCTTCTTACTTGATCTTAAGTCGGACTGGCGGAAACTCTTTTCGGCCTGTCTCATTTATGCCGGGATCAACTGGGCGCTGCTCAGGCTCTATGCGTTGGTCATCCTCTGGCTCGTAAGCCGCTGA
- a CDS encoding rod shape-determining protein — protein sequence MIRRLFASSTHDMAIDLGTVNTVIHVRDRGIVLNEPSVIAIETIGGVRRVKVVGNEAKPMMGKTPANIQAIRPLRDGVIADIDVAEQMIKHFMAKAIGGSGRFGRRHEVVICVPSGSTMVERRAIQVATMNAGASRVQLIDEPMAAAIGAGLPVTEPRGAMVVDIGGGTTEVAVLSLQGIAYSNSVRMGGDKLDDAISSHIRRHHNLMIGEMTAERVKHAIGSAVIPVDEGRIISVKGRDLVNGRPAEIRISEAEIAEALSEGVGQIKLAVMSALERTAPELSADIIDEGITLTGGGALLGQLDQALSEHTGLPVKVADDALICVAMGAGKALEDPAYQGVLTTA from the coding sequence ATGATAAGACGATTATTCGCTTCCTCTACGCACGACATGGCCATCGACCTTGGCACGGTAAATACAGTCATCCACGTCCGCGATCGCGGCATCGTTTTGAATGAGCCATCCGTCATCGCGATCGAGACGATCGGCGGCGTGCGGCGCGTCAAGGTGGTGGGCAATGAGGCCAAGCCCATGATGGGCAAGACCCCCGCCAACATCCAGGCAATCCGGCCGTTGCGGGACGGGGTGATCGCCGACATCGACGTCGCCGAGCAGATGATAAAGCATTTCATGGCCAAGGCGATCGGCGGCAGCGGGCGTTTTGGCCGCCGCCATGAAGTGGTGATCTGCGTCCCGTCAGGATCGACCATGGTGGAGCGTCGCGCCATTCAGGTCGCGACCATGAACGCGGGCGCATCGCGGGTGCAGTTGATCGACGAGCCGATGGCCGCGGCGATCGGCGCTGGCCTGCCGGTTACGGAGCCGCGCGGCGCGATGGTCGTGGATATCGGCGGCGGGACGACCGAAGTCGCGGTCCTGTCCTTACAAGGGATCGCCTACAGCAATTCCGTCCGCATGGGCGGCGACAAGCTGGACGACGCGATATCGTCGCACATCCGGCGGCATCATAATCTGATGATCGGCGAGATGACGGCCGAGCGGGTCAAACATGCCATTGGCTCGGCCGTCATCCCCGTCGATGAAGGGCGGATCATCAGCGTCAAGGGCCGCGACCTGGTGAATGGCCGGCCAGCGGAGATACGGATCAGCGAGGCCGAAATCGCCGAAGCGCTGTCGGAGGGTGTCGGCCAGATCAAGCTGGCCGTGATGTCGGCGCTGGAGCGGACGGCGCCGGAACTGTCCGCGGATATCATCGATGAGGGCATTACCCTGACTGGCGGCGGCGCTTTGCTCGGCCAGCTCGACCAGGCTTTGTCCGAACATACCGGCCTGCCGGTCAAGGTCGCCGATGATGCGCTGATCTGCGTGGCGATGGGTGCCGGGAAGGCGCTGGAAGACCCGGCCTATCAGGGTGTGCTGACCACCGCATAG
- a CDS encoding CbtA family protein, producing MTAGIFSASPATDRAMTKSLLWRGMVVGIMAAIIATLFARVSAEPQIDLAIGYESVHAAHHRDAAAHEEEELVSRATQKGAGLLTAMTLYGAAVGGIFSLLFAYGYGRFGQAGPRSFALLLAALAFLLIVIVPGIKYPQTPPAVGSHDTVGLRTAAYFAMIALSVGGAVIASKLRAALVLSHRGIDATLLAVGAYMALVFLGQFLLPVVDEVPADYPATLLWNFRVAAILTQIILWAVIGIAFGLWAERVMRQQ from the coding sequence ATGACGGCCGGCATCTTCTCGGCTTCCCCTGCCACTGACCGGGCGATGACGAAGAGCCTGTTGTGGCGTGGCATGGTGGTCGGCATAATGGCGGCCATCATCGCGACCCTGTTCGCCCGCGTGAGTGCGGAACCACAGATCGATCTCGCCATCGGATATGAGAGCGTGCACGCGGCCCATCATAGGGATGCGGCCGCGCATGAAGAGGAGGAATTGGTGAGCCGCGCGACGCAGAAGGGTGCGGGGCTTCTCACGGCGATGACATTATATGGCGCGGCTGTCGGCGGCATATTTTCGTTGCTGTTCGCCTATGGCTATGGCCGTTTCGGGCAGGCGGGGCCGCGCAGCTTCGCCCTGCTGCTGGCGGCGCTCGCCTTCCTGCTGATCGTTATCGTGCCGGGGATCAAATACCCCCAGACGCCGCCGGCTGTGGGGAGCCACGATACCGTCGGCCTGCGCACCGCCGCCTATTTCGCAATGATCGCGCTGTCGGTGGGTGGGGCGGTGATCGCGTCGAAACTGCGCGCCGCGCTGGTCCTGTCGCATCGGGGGATCGACGCGACGCTGCTTGCGGTGGGCGCCTATATGGCGCTGGTCTTCTTGGGTCAGTTTCTGTTGCCTGTGGTCGACGAGGTTCCGGCCGATTATCCCGCAACGCTGCTCTGGAATTTCCGGGTCGCGGCCATCCTGACCCAGATAATCCTGTGGGCCGTCATCGGCATCGCTTTTGGCCTATGGGCCGAACGAGTGATGCGCCAACAATAG
- a CDS encoding CbtB-domain containing protein, translating to MAANAALFDDHFIPIRGARAIPVEDIAPWAVFGALIALIFLYFVSTEQGAFALFDGMYVHEFVHDGRHLLGFPCH from the coding sequence ATGGCAGCCAATGCCGCATTGTTTGACGATCATTTCATTCCGATCCGGGGCGCCCGCGCCATTCCGGTCGAGGATATCGCCCCCTGGGCCGTGTTCGGCGCGCTGATCGCGCTCATCTTCCTCTATTTCGTCAGCACCGAACAAGGCGCTTTCGCGTTGTTCGATGGCATGTATGTGCATGAATTCGTGCATGACGGCCGGCATCTTCTCGGCTTCCCCTGCCACTGA
- a CDS encoding histidine phosphatase family protein gives MLEVPLGTSLFLLCVASTPSSRIGGFPARDESLDARGARDAASYRLPSKLADSVFRSPSYAAVQTAEAMGVSAIEDAALADRDAGRWAGRSIEDILENEPTALSDWLADPLCAAADGDAMAAVQQRVGAWIDRMATQALPVCAITHPMTMRAALVHTLGFPPATTLNIDIAPLSCVRLSFNRIWRLQALETRRGAGD, from the coding sequence ATGTTGGAGGTTCCACTGGGCACGTCGCTCTTTCTGCTCTGCGTCGCATCGACGCCATCAAGCCGCATCGGCGGTTTCCCGGCGCGCGATGAATCCCTCGACGCGCGCGGCGCGCGCGACGCGGCCAGCTATCGTCTGCCCTCGAAGCTGGCCGATTCCGTCTTCCGCAGCCCCTCTTACGCAGCGGTCCAAACGGCAGAGGCGATGGGCGTCTCCGCCATTGAAGACGCAGCGCTTGCGGACAGGGACGCCGGGCGCTGGGCAGGACGATCGATCGAGGACATATTGGAGAACGAGCCGACCGCCCTGTCAGACTGGCTTGCCGACCCCTTGTGCGCCGCTGCTGACGGGGACGCCATGGCGGCGGTCCAGCAGCGTGTCGGCGCATGGATTGACCGGATGGCGACCCAAGCCCTACCGGTCTGCGCCATCACTCATCCCATGACGATGCGCGCGGCGCTCGTCCACACGCTAGGCTTCCCGCCCGCAACGACGCTCAATATCGACATTGCGCCGCTGTCGTGCGTCCGCCTCTCGTTCAACCGTATCTGGCGCCTTCAGGCGCTGGAGACGCGCCGCGGCGCTGGCGATTGA
- a CDS encoding SDR family NAD(P)-dependent oxidoreductase, translating into MRLFDLSGKVAIVTGSTRGIGLAIAQGLKAHGAQVVISSENDADCARVGRALDMLAIPADVTDAAQLAALVDGTVRHRGGLDILVCNAGITGRPGPFASIDMDDYDHVMAINLRSQVCLCNLALPHIAARGGGAAILLSSLSGLRGNGAINAYALAKAGVAQLARNLAVEWGPRNIRVNAISPGFIRTALSAPLIADAAFMQRRMAMTPLRRPGEVDEVAGAALFLAAPAGAFVTGQNLVVDGGTLISDGS; encoded by the coding sequence ATGAGATTGTTTGACCTCAGCGGCAAGGTGGCGATCGTCACCGGATCAACCCGCGGCATCGGCCTGGCTATTGCGCAGGGGCTGAAGGCCCATGGCGCGCAGGTCGTCATTTCCAGCGAGAATGATGCCGATTGCGCGCGGGTCGGGCGCGCGCTGGACATGCTCGCCATTCCCGCCGACGTGACCGACGCGGCGCAGCTTGCCGCGCTGGTGGACGGCACGGTGCGGCATCGTGGCGGGCTGGACATATTGGTCTGTAATGCCGGGATCACCGGACGGCCCGGCCCCTTCGCCAGCATCGACATGGACGATTATGACCATGTGATGGCGATCAACCTGCGCAGCCAGGTGTGCTTATGCAACCTGGCCCTGCCGCATATCGCCGCGCGCGGCGGGGGCGCCGCGATCCTGCTGTCCAGCCTGTCGGGCCTGCGCGGCAATGGCGCGATCAACGCCTATGCGCTGGCCAAGGCGGGGGTGGCGCAATTGGCCCGCAATCTGGCGGTCGAATGGGGGCCGCGTAACATCCGGGTCAACGCCATCTCGCCCGGCTTCATCCGCACCGCCTTGTCCGCGCCATTGATCGCGGACGCCGCCTTCATGCAGCGGCGCATGGCGATGACGCCGCTGCGTCGCCCCGGCGAGGTCGATGAAGTCGCTGGCGCGGCCCTGTTCCTCGCCGCGCCGGCGGGCGCTTTCGTCACCGGCCAAAATCTTGTGGTCGATGGCGGCACGCTGATTTCCGACGGGAGTTGA
- a CDS encoding cupin domain-containing protein: MMTDLSDSGLSDSGLPPVQRVVTGHDAEGRAVFKSEDVTPTRMIPSGDAAFLLIWTTHTVPADNNDETDGRARDAGLTLNQGSVIRIVDMLPGKQSPMHRTNSIDYGIVMAGEIELELDDGRVTTVREGGIIIQRGTNHLWRNVSDKPCRIAFILIEAPAYLHDGQPLAEDKPDHQAQAAQ; this comes from the coding sequence ATGATGACTGACCTCAGTGATTCTGGCCTCAGCGATTCCGGCCTGCCACCCGTCCAGCGCGTCGTCACCGGCCATGACGCCGAGGGTCGCGCCGTCTTCAAGTCGGAAGATGTGACCCCGACCCGGATGATCCCGTCGGGCGACGCCGCCTTCCTGCTGATCTGGACCACCCACACGGTGCCGGCCGACAATAATGACGAAACGGACGGGCGCGCGCGCGACGCGGGGCTGACGCTCAACCAGGGGTCGGTGATCCGCATAGTGGACATGCTGCCGGGCAAGCAGTCGCCGATGCATCGAACCAACAGTATCGATTATGGCATCGTCATGGCGGGCGAGATCGAACTGGAGCTGGACGATGGCAGGGTGACCACGGTGCGCGAAGGCGGCATCATCATCCAGCGCGGCACCAACCATCTGTGGCGCAACGTCAGCGACAAGCCGTGCCGCATCGCCTTCATACTGATCGAGGCGCCAGCCTATCTGCATGACGGCCAGCCGCTGGCGGAAGACAAGCCGGACCATCAGGCACAAGCGGCGCAATGA
- a CDS encoding fumarylacetoacetate hydrolase family protein — MRLATHKDGGRDGRLVILSSDGGHCAPAPVRTLQEAIEHWDAFAAQAQAIDAFPDLLDPDALAAPLPRAWQWLDGSAFESHGALMDKVLGIAPEKTDRPLMYQGLSDRFYGPADDIPMPDEALGIDFEGEYGVIVDNVPMGTDADAAMAHIRLIVQINDWSLRALAGPEMKTGFGWVQAKPACSMAPFAVTPDELGDQWREGRVCLDLLVDWNGTRFGAANGAPMGFGFHELVAHAARTRHLPAGTVIGSGTVSNANFRQVGSSCIAERRGIEIVDEGAPRTAFMRFGDRVRMEARASDGRAPFGVIDQRVIAYPGA, encoded by the coding sequence ATGCGGCTGGCGACGCACAAAGATGGCGGCAGGGACGGTCGGCTGGTGATCCTATCGTCCGATGGCGGCCATTGCGCGCCCGCCCCGGTCCGCACCTTGCAGGAGGCGATCGAGCATTGGGATGCGTTCGCCGCGCAGGCGCAGGCGATCGACGCCTTTCCCGACCTGCTGGACCCCGACGCGCTGGCCGCGCCCCTGCCCCGCGCCTGGCAATGGCTGGATGGGTCCGCGTTCGAGAGCCATGGCGCGCTGATGGACAAGGTGTTGGGCATCGCCCCGGAAAAGACCGACCGGCCATTGATGTATCAGGGGCTGTCGGATCGCTTTTATGGCCCCGCCGACGACATCCCCATGCCCGATGAAGCGCTGGGCATCGATTTCGAGGGCGAATATGGCGTCATCGTCGATAATGTGCCGATGGGCACAGACGCGGACGCCGCCATGGCGCACATCCGCCTGATCGTGCAGATCAATGACTGGTCGCTGCGCGCGCTGGCTGGCCCGGAGATGAAGACCGGCTTTGGCTGGGTCCAGGCCAAGCCCGCCTGCTCGATGGCCCCCTTTGCTGTCACGCCAGACGAACTGGGCGACCAGTGGCGCGAAGGGCGCGTGTGCCTGGATTTGCTGGTGGATTGGAACGGGACGCGCTTCGGCGCGGCCAATGGCGCGCCGATGGGCTTTGGCTTTCACGAACTGGTCGCCCACGCGGCCCGCACCCGCCATCTGCCGGCCGGCACGGTGATCGGGTCTGGCACCGTGTCTAATGCCAATTTCCGGCAGGTTGGATCGTCCTGCATTGCCGAACGGCGCGGGATAGAGATCGTGGATGAGGGCGCGCCGCGCACCGCCTTCATGCGCTTTGGCGACCGCGTCCGCATGGAGGCGCGCGCAAGCGACGGCCGTGCGCCGTTCGGCGTGATCGACCAGCGCGTCATCGCCTATCCAGGAGCCTGA